TGCGAGTGTGTCCTGGTTGCTGGATACGATCAGCGGTCTGGGCAGTACCTGGGTGAAGGTCACCGGATATGAGGGCATCGGGGACGATCCGGAGGTGCAGCGCATTCTGGACGAGGCCGATGACGCGGCGGCGGATCGGCTGCTGCAGATGGTCGGCTTGAGCGGTTCGGCGCGTGACGACGAATTGCGGGCGTTGGTGCGGGCGTACAGCGGGTTGGTGAAAACTGCCGGTCGGGAGTGGATTACTCGTGGCACGCTGGACCGTGAGCAGGTGCATTTTCTGCTGTCGGACGTGTTGATGGCGTTGGTCGACACCACGTTTCCGCGGATCGAGCGGGGTCGCTGACTCAGCTGGGAGTGCGGGCGCGGCTCGGCTGGACGCGTGGGGGCTCGTTGGGCATCTTGGGGTATTGGGGTGGCCACGGGGCGTCGAGTAGTCCGGAATCGAAGTCGCGGCGTGACATTTCGAGCAGGGGCTGGATGGATTGCGGGGTGCGCTCTGCCCA
The genomic region above belongs to Nocardia spumae and contains:
- a CDS encoding TetR/AcrR family transcriptional regulator, with amino-acid sequence MPAHSDTTTGSAPVDAESARRRRLEPDERRAQILACAIEMFGERPYAAVSTAELAQRAGVARGLINHYFGNKRDLYLAVVRRMVTLPRPDHMVTPTGSSRERVDASVSWLLDTISGLGSTWVKVTGYEGIGDDPEVQRILDEADDAAADRLLQMVGLSGSARDDELRALVRAYSGLVKTAGREWITRGTLDREQVHFLLSDVLMALVDTTFPRIERGR